A window of the Oryza brachyantha chromosome 5, ObraRS2, whole genome shotgun sequence genome harbors these coding sequences:
- the LOC102701452 gene encoding uncharacterized protein LOC102701452 isoform X1 gives MLRCTATSSPSLSLSPAAMQSGEVKMRFGRCPYCRAMVYQNPKAVIFYCSRCRTPIRGKNPEPTDETEQALSRLEILSADSASVFSDEPEDVGSDRRVVDEVRLPSSRRTRRPSSSSDWTSTTTDSERSEEAFYTPRNAQDGQSWQSPSPSPMSSQEVGGSGGGRPDEPGATAAARLMDPAFHKELLHALDNLRSLIITIEQPRPASGDASAVRAVTRRDSRLFRRLESQLERALPLEETASTSTSSSGRGGGGVERPAAPAQEGRDPCRPVLGGAPFVICGKCSELLRTPPPPPRRRRRTRTTWPSRIRCGGCQEVLELSLPTGAPAQHRPIRTCSAPGLVSDHHLPLPRRLE, from the exons ATGCTCAGGTGCACTGCgacgagctcgccgtcgctgtcgctgtcgccggcggcgatgcagTCGGGGGAGGTGAAAATGCGGTTCGGGCGGTGCCCGTACTGCCGCGCCATGGTCTACCAGAACCCCAAGGCCGTCATCTTCTACTGCAGCAGATGCCGCACTCCAATCCGAG GCAAGAACCCGGAGCCGACGGACGAGACGGAGCAGGCGCTGAGCAGGCTGGAGATCCTCTCCGCCGACTCCGCGTCGGTGTTCTCCGACGAGCCGGAGGACGTCGGGTCGGACAGGCGCGTCGTCGATGAGGTCCGGCTGCCGTCGTCGAGGCGGACGAGGCGGCCGTCGAGCTCTTCGGACTGGACGTCGACCACGACGGATTCGGAGCGAAGCGAGGAGGCGTTCTACACGCCAAGGAACGCGCAGGATGGGCAGAGCTggcagtcgccgtcgccgtcgccgatgagCTCGCAGGAGGTCGGGGGGTCTGGTGGTGGACGCCCCGATGAGCCAggcgccaccgcggcggcgcgcctgATGGACCCGGCGTTCCACAAGGAGCTGCTCCACGCGCTGGACAACCTCCGAAGCCTGATCATCACCATCGAGCagccgcggccggcgagcggcgacgcctCCGCCGTTAGGGCCGTGACGCGGCGCGACTCGCGGCTCTTCCGCCGGCTGGAGTCGCAGCTGGAGCGGGCGCTCCCGCTGGAGGAGACCGCCTCCACGTCGACGTCGTccagcggccgcggcggcggcggcgtcgagcgtCCGGCGGCGCCCGCGCAGGAGGGCCGGGACCCCTGCCGCCCAGtcctcggcggcgcgccgtTCGTGATCTGCGGAAAGTGCTCGGAGCTCCtgcgaacgccgccgccgccgccgcggaggaggagaaggacgaggacgacgtgGCCCAGCAGGATACGGTGCGGCGGGTGCCAAGAGGTGCTCGAGCTGTCCCTCCCCACCGGCGCCCCCGCGCAGCACCGGCCGATCAGGACGTGCTCCGCACCGGGGCTGGTGTCCGACCACCACCTGCCACTGCCACGACGGCTCGAGTGA
- the LOC102701452 gene encoding uncharacterized protein LOC102701452 isoform X2, whose translation MQSGEVKMRFGRCPYCRAMVYQNPKAVIFYCSRCRTPIRGKNPEPTDETEQALSRLEILSADSASVFSDEPEDVGSDRRVVDEVRLPSSRRTRRPSSSSDWTSTTTDSERSEEAFYTPRNAQDGQSWQSPSPSPMSSQEVGGSGGGRPDEPGATAAARLMDPAFHKELLHALDNLRSLIITIEQPRPASGDASAVRAVTRRDSRLFRRLESQLERALPLEETASTSTSSSGRGGGGVERPAAPAQEGRDPCRPVLGGAPFVICGKCSELLRTPPPPPRRRRRTRTTWPSRIRCGGCQEVLELSLPTGAPAQHRPIRTCSAPGLVSDHHLPLPRRLE comes from the exons atgcagTCGGGGGAGGTGAAAATGCGGTTCGGGCGGTGCCCGTACTGCCGCGCCATGGTCTACCAGAACCCCAAGGCCGTCATCTTCTACTGCAGCAGATGCCGCACTCCAATCCGAG GCAAGAACCCGGAGCCGACGGACGAGACGGAGCAGGCGCTGAGCAGGCTGGAGATCCTCTCCGCCGACTCCGCGTCGGTGTTCTCCGACGAGCCGGAGGACGTCGGGTCGGACAGGCGCGTCGTCGATGAGGTCCGGCTGCCGTCGTCGAGGCGGACGAGGCGGCCGTCGAGCTCTTCGGACTGGACGTCGACCACGACGGATTCGGAGCGAAGCGAGGAGGCGTTCTACACGCCAAGGAACGCGCAGGATGGGCAGAGCTggcagtcgccgtcgccgtcgccgatgagCTCGCAGGAGGTCGGGGGGTCTGGTGGTGGACGCCCCGATGAGCCAggcgccaccgcggcggcgcgcctgATGGACCCGGCGTTCCACAAGGAGCTGCTCCACGCGCTGGACAACCTCCGAAGCCTGATCATCACCATCGAGCagccgcggccggcgagcggcgacgcctCCGCCGTTAGGGCCGTGACGCGGCGCGACTCGCGGCTCTTCCGCCGGCTGGAGTCGCAGCTGGAGCGGGCGCTCCCGCTGGAGGAGACCGCCTCCACGTCGACGTCGTccagcggccgcggcggcggcggcgtcgagcgtCCGGCGGCGCCCGCGCAGGAGGGCCGGGACCCCTGCCGCCCAGtcctcggcggcgcgccgtTCGTGATCTGCGGAAAGTGCTCGGAGCTCCtgcgaacgccgccgccgccgccgcggaggaggagaaggacgaggacgacgtgGCCCAGCAGGATACGGTGCGGCGGGTGCCAAGAGGTGCTCGAGCTGTCCCTCCCCACCGGCGCCCCCGCGCAGCACCGGCCGATCAGGACGTGCTCCGCACCGGGGCTGGTGTCCGACCACCACCTGCCACTGCCACGACGGCTCGAGTGA